Proteins encoded together in one Hevea brasiliensis isolate MT/VB/25A 57/8 chromosome 16, ASM3005281v1, whole genome shotgun sequence window:
- the LOC110664522 gene encoding phytolongin Phyl1.1, whose product MGSIQNIVHYCCVSRGGRTLYVSSDGDHEIENLAALSLERIPLYHKWYFETIGKRTFGFLMEDGYTYFSIVDKGLGNPAVLKFLEHVRDEFKKVARKGSRGTVSGLSSINIQEQLVPVVHRLIKSLEHVSQHDWNTETSLSDNMGISPSLSDANGQIEVLTSTKAPLLGKSNKLEKKKSKDHIIVMRDNELEEHRKSTDRGVKVDSTSLDSNNQGGVASPISLQKDMGSMRIRSSSQSIRKKWWCQVRTILAIDAAVCLTLFIIWVSICGGFGCTR is encoded by the coding sequence ATGGGTTCAATTCAAAATATTGTTCATTATTGTTGTGTATCTAGGGGTGGTCGGACCTTGTATGTgtctagcgatggtgatcatgagATTGAGAATTTGGCAGCATTGTCGTTGGAGAGGATTCCTCTATATCACAAGTGGTATTTTGAGACAATTGGTAAGAGGACATTTGGGTTTTTGATGGAAGACGGTTATACTTATTTCTCAATTGTTGACAAAGGTCTAGGGAACCCAGCTGTACTCAAGTTTTTAGAGCATGTGAGGGATGAGTTTAAGAAGGTAGCTAGAAAGGGTTCAAGAGGAACTGTTTCAGGTTTGAGCTCAATCAACATACAAGAACAACTAGTGCCTGTTGTTCACCGCTTGATAAAATCATTGGAGCATGTATCTCAGCATGATTGGAACACTGAAACTTCCTTATCTGATAATATGGGCATCTCTCCATCACTAAGTGATGCAAATGGACAAATTGAAGTTCTTACATCTACTAAAGCCCCTTTGTTGGGAAAATCTAATAAGCTAGAAAAAAAGAAGTCCAAGGATCATATTATTGTAATGAGAGATAATGAGTTGGAGGAGCATAGGAAATCTACTGATAGAGGAGTTAAAGTTGATTCAACTTCATTGGATTCTAATAACCAAGGTGGAGTAGCATCTccaatttcattacaaaaggataTGGGTTCAATGAGGATCAGGTCGAGTTCTCAAAGCATTCGAAAGAAGTGGTGGTGCCAAGTAAGGACTATTCTTGCAATTGATGCTGCTGTTTGCCTGACACTATTCATAATTTGGGTGTCAATCTGTGGTGGTTTTGGATGCACCCGTTGA